In Cyanobacteria bacterium GSL.Bin1, a single genomic region encodes these proteins:
- the glpX gene encoding class II fructose-bisphosphatase, with protein MLEKTLGLEIIEVVEQAAIASSRLMGKGLKDEADHLAVEAMRERMNEINMRGRIVIGEGERDDAPMLYIGEEVGICTRPDAKNFCNPDELIEIDIAVDPCEGTNLVAKGQNGSMAVLAISEKGGLFAAPDFYMKKLAAPPAARGHVDIRKSATENLKIIGECLDRSVEELVVVVMDRSRHESLIKEIREAGARVRLIGDGDVSAALSCAFVGTNIHALMGIGAAPEGVISAAAMRCLGGHFQGQLIYDPDIVKTGLIGESKESNLERLKSMGINDPDAVYDAEDLARGETVLFAACGITPGTLMEGVRFFHGGARTQSLVVSSQSMTARFVDTVHLFEQPKMIQLH; from the coding sequence TTGTTAGAAAAAACACTCGGTTTAGAAATTATTGAAGTGGTCGAGCAAGCCGCGATCGCTTCATCCCGTTTAATGGGGAAAGGACTGAAAGATGAAGCAGATCATCTCGCTGTTGAAGCCATGCGCGAACGCATGAACGAAATTAATATGCGGGGTCGCATTGTCATTGGTGAAGGGGAAAGAGATGACGCCCCCATGCTCTACATTGGTGAAGAAGTGGGGATTTGTACGCGCCCCGATGCCAAAAACTTCTGTAACCCTGATGAATTAATTGAAATTGATATTGCCGTTGACCCTTGCGAAGGAACCAATCTTGTCGCCAAAGGTCAAAATGGCTCAATGGCGGTTTTAGCCATTTCCGAAAAAGGCGGACTGTTTGCTGCCCCTGACTTTTATATGAAAAAACTCGCTGCCCCGCCAGCAGCACGCGGTCATGTGGATATTCGCAAATCAGCAACGGAAAACCTCAAAATCATTGGAGAATGCCTTGACCGATCTGTGGAAGAACTTGTAGTCGTCGTGATGGATCGCTCTCGCCACGAAAGTTTAATTAAAGAGATTCGGGAAGCAGGTGCCAGAGTCCGTCTGATTGGGGATGGCGACGTTTCCGCAGCCCTCTCTTGTGCTTTTGTCGGGACCAACATTCATGCCTTGATGGGAATTGGCGCTGCACCGGAAGGGGTGATTTCTGCTGCTGCCATGCGTTGCTTAGGCGGTCATTTCCAAGGACAACTGATTTATGATCCAGATATCGTCAAAACGGGCTTAATTGGCGAAAGCAAAGAAAGCAACCTCGAACGTCTCAAATCAATGGGAATTAATGATCCCGATGCGGTTTACGATGCTGAAGACTTAGCACGGGGAGAAACGGTTCTATTCGCTGCTTGTGGGATTACCCCCGGTACGTTAATGGAAGGGGTCCGTTTCTTCCACGGTGGTGCGCGGACGCAATCTTTAGTTGTGTCGAGTCAGTCGATGACAGCACGCTTTGTCGATACCGTTCATTTGTTTGAACAGCCGAAAATGATCCAATTACACTAA